One Hemibagrus wyckioides isolate EC202008001 linkage group LG09, SWU_Hwy_1.0, whole genome shotgun sequence DNA segment encodes these proteins:
- the hectd1 gene encoding E3 ubiquitin-protein ligase HECTD1 isoform X5 — MADVDPDTLLEWLQMGQGDERDMQLIALEQLCMLLLMSDNVDRCFETCPPRTFLPALCKIFLDESAPDNVLEVTARAITYYLDVSAECTRRIVGVDGAIKALCNRLVVVELNNRTSRDLAEQCVKVLELICTRESGAVFEAGGLNCVLSFIRDSGHLVHKDTLHSAMAVVSRLCSKMEPQDSSLETCVESLSSLLKHEDHQVSDGALRCFASLADRFTRRGVDPAPLAKHGLSEELLSRMAAAGGSVAGPSSTCKPGRTSTGGAPSAPDSKLSNQVSTIVSLLSTLCRGSPLVTHDLLRSELPDSMESALQGDERCVLDTMRLVDLLLVLLFEGRKALPKSTAGSGGRIPGLRRLDSSGERSHRQLIDCIRSKDTDALIDAIDTGAFEVNFMDDVGQTLLNWASAFGTQEMVEFLCERGADVNRGQRSSSLHYAACFGRPQVAKTLLRHGANPDLRDEDGKTPLDKARERGHSEVVAILQSPGDWMCPVNKGDDKKKKDLNKEEEEGSEPKGDPEMAPIYLKRLLPVFAQTFQHTMLPSIRKASLALIRKMVHYSSEVLLKEVCDSDAGHNLPTILVEITATVLDQEDDDDGHLLALQIIRDLVDKGGDVFLDQLARLGVINKVSTLAGPTSDDENEEEAKPEKEDEPQEDAKEIQQGKPYHWRDWSIIRGRDCLYIWSDAAALELSNGSNGWFRFILDGKLATMYSSGSPEGGSDSSESRSEFLEKLQRARSQVKPVTASQPILSTVGPTKLSVGNWSLTCLKEGEIAIHNSDGQQATILKEDLPGFVFESNRGTKHSFTAETSLGSEFVTGWTGKRGRKLKSKLEKTKQKVKTMARDLYDDHFKAVESMPRGVVVTLRNIATQLESAWELHTNRQCIEGENTWRDLMKTALENLIVVLKDENTISPYEMCSSGLVQALFTVLNNSVDLDMKHDCKQLVERINVFKTAFSENEDDESRPAVALIRKLIAVLESIERLPLHLYDTPGSAYNLQILTRRLRFRLERAPGETALIDRTGRMLKMEPLATVESLEQYLLKMVAKQWYDFDRASFIFVRKLREGQSFTFRHQHDFDENGIVYWIGTNAKTAYEWVNPAAYGLVVVTSSEGRNLPYGRLEDILSRDSSALNCHTNDDKNAWFAVDLGLWVIPSAYTLRHARGYGRSALRNWVFQVSKDGQTWMTLYTHVDDGSLNEPGSTATWPLDPSKDEKHGWRHIRIKQMGKNASGQTHYLSLSGLEIYGTVTGVCEDQLGKAVKEAEANLRRQRRLFRSQVMKYIVPGARVVRGIDWKWRDQDGNPPGEGTVTGEAHNGPPTPWSSLAKNNCPDRGGPSSVSSGRKGSSSSACSDVGLGSARRLEGLSEQGTLEGGGPMGTEGQEPLVVLSTAEGGSVSSESAEPKSESTAISVGPVSVSSPDVSSVSDSSGKAAVSQRPLGPGTGTRLSVSSLLAAGAPMSSSASVPNLSSREASLMESFVRRAPNMARTNATNNMNLSRSSSDNNTNTIGRNVAAASASPLMGAQSFPNLTTTGTTSTVTMSTSIVTSSNNVATATTTGLSVGQLLSNTLTTSLTSTSSESDTGQEAEFSLYDFLDSCRANTLLAELDDEEDLPEPDDDDDENEDDNQEDQEYEEVLVRSRVNLGYHVHIHREEEEYETKGGRRRTWDDDFVLKRQFSALVPAFDPRPGRTNVQQTTDLEIPTPGTPRSEVLEEVECAPSPHLALILKVAGLGTTREVELPLTIYKSTIFYYVQKLLQLSCNGSIKSDKLRRIWEPTYTIMYRELKDSDKDKESGKMGCWSVEHVEQYLGTDELPKNDLITYMQKNADSTFLRHWKLTGTNKSIRKNRNCSQLIAAYKDFCERGCRSSGLGSGSLAATPSCDILSGAREQPQAKAGSAQSACGVEDVLQLLRILYIIGGEPAVGHTLQEDLDDLQFNASPEEFTSKKITTKILQQIEEPLALASGALPDWCEQLTSKCPFLIPFETRQLFFTCTAFGASRAIVWLQNRREATMERTRPSTTVRRDEPGEFRVGRLKHERVKVPRGESMMEWAESVMHIHADRKSVLEVEFQGEEGTGLGPTLEFYALVAAEFQRTSLGIWLCDDDFPDDESRQVDLGGGLKPPGYYVQRSCGLFPAPFPQDSDELERIAKLFHFLGIFLAKCIQDNRLVDLPVSQPFFKLLCMGDIKSNMSKLLYETRSDSDRRFSDIHSEASTEEEPYLMGSFDEDSKSEFILDPPKPKPPAWYHGILTWEDFELVNPHRARFLKEMKELAVKRRQILGNKSFSEDEKNTRLQGLMLKNPVGSGPPLSVEDLGLNFQFCPSSKVHGFSAVDLKPNGEDEMVTLDNAEEYVELMFDFCMHTGIQKQMEAFREGFNRVFPMEKLSSFSHKEVQMILCGNQSPSWTAEDIVNYTEPKLGYTRDSPGFLRFVRVLCGMCSDERKAFLQFTTGCSTLPPGGLANLHPRLTIVRKVDATDASYPSVNTCVHYLKLPEYSSEEIMRERLLAATMEKGFHLN, encoded by the exons ATGGCCGATGTAGACCCGGACACGCTGCTGGAATGGCTGCAGATGGGGCAGGGCGACGAGCGTGACATGCAGCTCATTGCCTTGGAGCAGCTCTGCATGCTACTGCTTATGTCAGATAATGTGGATCGCTGCTTTGAGAC GTGTCCTCCGAGGACATTTCTTCCAGCCCTTTGTAAGATCTTCCTTGATGAAAGCGCCCCTGACAATGTTTTGGAAGTAACAGCCAGAGCCATCACCTATTACCTGGATGTGTCAGCTGAGTGCACACGCAGGATAGTTGGAGTGGATGGAGCCATCAAGGCCCTCTGTAACCGACTGGTGGTGGTAGAGCTCAACAATAGGACTAGCAGAGATCTAGCGGAGCAGTGTGTTAAG GTGCTGGAGCTTATCTGTACACGAGAGTCTGGTGCTGTGTTTGAGGCTGGAGGGCTGAACTGTGTTCTGAGTTTCATTAGGGACAGTGGTCACCTGGTGCATAAGGATACACTGCACTCAGCCATGGCAGTGGTATCTCGACTATGCAGTAAGATGGAGCCACAAGACTCGTCCCTTGAGACCTGTGTGGAGTCCTTGTCCAGTCTGCTCAAGCATGAAGACCACCAG GTTTCTGATGGAGCCTTGCGCTGCTTTGCATCTCTGGCTGATCGTTTTACACGCCGCGGGGTTGATCCAGCTCCACTGGCCAAACACGGCCTGAGTGAGGAGCTCCTATCACGCATGGCTGCCGCAGGAGGTTCAGTTGCTGGTCCTTCCTCCACCTGCAAACCAGGCAGAACATCTACAGGAGGTGCCCCCTCTGCCCCTGACTCCAAACTTAGCAACCAAGTGTCTACTATCGTCAGCCTGCTGTCTACACTGTGCAGGGGCTCACCACTCGTCACCCAC GACCTGCTGCGCTCAGAGCTGCCAGACTCTATGGAGAGTGCGCTGCAAGGCGATGAACGCTGTGTGTTGGATACAATGCGCTTGGTTGACCTGTTGTTAGTCCTGCTGTTTGAGGGCCGTAAGGCACTGCCCAAATCCACAGCTGGTTCGGGTGGGCGTATACCAGGCCTTCGCCGTCTTGACAGCTCTGGTGAACGCTCTCATCGCCAGCTCATTGACTGTATTCGTAGCAAAGACACAGATGCACTCATTGATGCCATTGACACCGGAG CATTTGAAGTTAATTTTATGGACGATGTAGGACAGACACTCTTGAATTGGGCTTCAGCATTTGGTACACAGGAAATG GTGGAGTtcttgtgtgagagaggtgcAGATGTCAACAGAGGCCAAAGATCTTCATCCCTGCATTATGCTGCCTGTTTTGGACGGCCTCAAGTAGCCAAG ACTTTACTGCGGCATGGAGCCAACCCTGACCTGAGGGATGAAGATGGCAAAACACCTCTTGACAAGGCCAGGGAGAGGGGACATAGTGAGGTTGTAGCAATTCTCCAGTCTCCTG GAGACTGGATGTGTCCTGTGAACAAGGGGGATGACAAGAAAAAGAAGGATCtgaataaggaggaggaggagggcagTGAACCAAAAGGAGACCCAGAGATGGCACCCATCTATTTGAAGAGGCTGCTTCCAGTATTTGCACAAACCTTTCAGCACACCATGCTGCCTTCAATAAG GAAAGCCAGTTTAGCGCTGATCAGGAAGATGGTTCATTACAGTTCTGAAGTACTGCTTAAGGAAGTGTGTGACTCAGATGCTGGACACAATCTGCCCACCATCCTGGTGGAAATCACTGCTACTGTGCTGGATCAGGAG gatgatgatgatggtcactTGTTGGCACTGCAGATCATAAGGGATCTGGTTGACAAGGGAGGAGATGTGTTCTTGGACCAGTTAGCCAGACTAGGTGTAATCAATAAGGTGTCGACTCTAGCAGGACCTACTTCAGATGATGAGAATGAGGAAGAAGCCAAACCAGAGAAG GAGGACGAACCCCAGGAAGATGCCAAAGAGATTCAGCAGGGCAAGCCCTACCATTGGCGGGACTGGTCCATTATAAGAGGCCGGGACTGTTTGTATATATGGAGTGATGCTGCTGCTCTGGAGCTTTCGAACGGTAGCAACGGCTGGTTTCGCTTCATCTTGGATGGCAAATTGGCTACTATGTATTCCAGTGGCAGCCCAGAGGGAGGCTCTGACAGTTCTG AAAGTCGGAGTGAGTTTTTGGAGAAGCTCCAGCGCGCCAGAAGTCAGGTAAAGCCAGTCACGGCTAGCCAACCCATTCTGTCAACAGTGGGACCTACAAAACTCTCAGTGGGCAACTGGTCGCTCACGTGCCTAAAGGAGGGCGAGATAGCCATTCATAACTCAGATGGTCAGCAAGCCACCATCCTGAAAGAAGATCTACCAGGCTTTGTGTTCGAGTCCAACCGAGGCACCAAGCACTCCTTCACTGCTGAAACTTCTCTTG GGTCAGAATTTGTGACGGGCTGGACTGGAAAACGCGGACGGAAGCTCAAAtctaaattagagaaaacaaaacaaaag GTGAAGACAATGGCTCGAGATTTGTATGATGATCATTTTAAGGCAGTAGAAAGCATGCCCAGGGGAGTCGTTGTCACCTTGAGAAACATTGCTACTCAGCTTGAGTCCGCCTGGGAGCTGCATACCAACAGACAG TGTATCGAGGGAGAAAACACGTGGCGAGACCTGATGAAAACTGCTTTAGAAAATTTGATAGTGGTTCTCAAGGATGAGAACACCATCTCTCCCTATGAAATGTGCAGCAGTGGCCTTGTGCAAGCACTTTTTACTGTTCTTAATAAT AGTGTAGACCttgatatgaaacatgattgTAAGCAATTGGTGGAGAggataaatgtgtttaaaactgCATTCAGTgaaaatgaagatgatgaaag ccGACCTGCAGTTGCCTTAATTCGCAAATTAATAGCAGTGCTGGAGTCTATAGAACGGCTACCTCTTCACTTGTATGACACACCTGGTTCTGCATACAATTTGCag atcCTGACCAGGAGGCTGCGTTTTCGGTTGGAGCGGGCTCCAGGTGAGACAGCCTTAATAGATAGAACTGGCAGGATGCTCAAGATGGAGCCTCTGGCTACCGTGGAGTCTCTGGAGCAGTATCTGCTTAAGATG GTGGCAAAGCAGTGGTATGACTTCGATAGGGCCTCCTTCATCTTTGTTAGAAAATTGAGAGAAGGCCAGAGTTTCACCTTTAGACACCAGCATGACTTTGATGAGAACGGCATTGTGTATTGGATTGGCACAAATGCAAA GACTGCATATGAGTGGGTGAACCCTGCAGCTTATGGCCTGGTGGTAGTGACTTCATCAGAGGGCAGGAATCTTCCTTACGGGCGTCTAGAGGACATTTTGAGCAGAGATAGTTCAGCCCTCAACTGCCACACCAATGATGACAAAAATGCCTGGTTTGCTGTGGACCTGGGCCTCTGGGTCATTCCCTCAGCCTACACACTACGGCATGCCCGTGGCTATGGTCGCTCTGCCCTCCGCAATTGGGTTTTCCAGGTGTCTAAGGATGGGCAGACCTGGATGACTCTCTATACCCATGTGGACGATGGCAGCCTCAATGAGCCAGG gtcaACTGCCACATGGCCTTTGGACCCATCCAAAGATGAGAAGCATGGCTGGAGACACATTCGTATTAAACAGATGGGGAAGAATGCAAGTGGACAAACACACTACCTCTCACTGTCAGGACTGGAGATCTATGGCACGGTCACTGGTGTTTGTGAAGACCAGCTTG GTAAAGCTGTGAAGGAGGCAGAAGCAAACCTGCGTCGACAGCGCCGCCTCTTCCGCTCTCAGGTAATGAAGTACATAGTCCCAGGGGCCCGGGTGGTACGTGGCATTGACTGGAAGTGGCGGGATCAGGATGGCAACCCTCCTGGAGAGGGAACTGTGACTGGAGAGGCCCATAATG GCCCGCCGACTCCCTGGAGCAGCCTGGCCAAAAACAACTGTCCGGACAGGGGTGGCCCTTCATCTGTATCTTCTGGTCGCAAGGGCAGCAGCAGCTCAGCATGCAGTGATGTCGGCCTTGGTTCTGCTCGCAGGCTTGAGGGCCTGTCTGAGCAGGGCACACTTGAGGGGGGTGGACCCATGGGCACAGAGGGACAGGAGCCCCTTGTGGTTCTCTCCACGGCCGAGGGTGGTTCTGTATCCAGTGAAAGTGCTGAGCCCAAGAGTGAATCAACAGCCATCTCTGTGGGGCCAGTTAGTGTCAGTTCACCTGATGTCAGCTCCGTCTCTGATTCATCTGGCAAGGCTGCAGTGTCCCAGAGGCCCCTTGGCCCAGGCACTGGAACTCGCCTTTCAGTCAGCTCACTGCTTGCAGCTGGTGCACCTATGAGTTCCAGTGCCAGTGTGCCTAACCTGTCATCGCGTGAAGCCAGTCTCATGGAGTCATTTGTGCGCCGCGCTCCCAACATGGCACGCACCAACGCCACCAACAACATGAACCTGAGCCGCAGCAGCAGTGACAACAATACGAACACAATCGGCCGCAACGTTGCAGCTGCGTCCG CCTCTCCTCTCATGGGTGCACAGAGCTTTCCTAACCTTACCACCACTGGTACCACCTCCACTGTTACAATGTCCACCTCCATAGTAACCAGCAGCAATAACGTAGCCACAGCCACTACTACAGGTTTGTCCGTCGGTCAGTTGCTCAGTAACACGCTGACGACCAGCCTGACCTCTACATCTAGTGAGAGTGACACAGGTCAGGAGGCTGAGTTTTCACTCTATG ACTTCTTGGATAGCTGTCGAGCAAACACGTTGCTTGCAGAGCTGGATGACGAAGAAGATTTGCCTGAACCGGACGATGATGACGACGAGAATGAGGACGACAATCAGGAGGACCAGGAGTATGAGGAAGTTCTGGTACGGTCCAGGGTCAACCTTGGTTACCACGTTCATATACATAGG gaagaagaagaatacgAAACCAAAGGGGGCCGGCGTAGAACATGGGATGACGACTTTGTGTTGAAACGACAGTTTTCTGCTCTAGTCCCCGCGTTTGACCCAAGACCAGGCCGCACAAACGTCCAGCAAACCACAGATCTGGAAATCCCTACACCAG GTACACCTCGTTCAGAGGTGCTGGAGGAGGTAGAATGTGCTCCTTCCCCCCATCTGGCTCTTATCTTGAAGGTGGCAGGCCTGGGAACCACACGGGAAGTTGAACTACCTCTCACCATCTACAAATCCACCATTTTCTATTATGTCCAAAAGCTGTTGCAGCTCTCCTGTAATGGCAGCATCAAATCTGACAAGCTTCGGCGCATTTGGGAGCCGACGTACAC GATCATGTACAGAGAATTGAAGGACTCcgacaaagacaaagaaagcGGGAAGATG GGTTGCTGGTCTGTAGAGCATGTGGAACAGTACCTTGGCACAGATGAATTACCAAAGAATGACTTGATAACCTACATGCAGAAGAATGCAGACTCAACTTTCCTGCGGCACTGGAAATTAACCGGCACTAATAAAAGTAttaggaaaaacagaaattgtTCGCAGCTCATAGCTGCATACAAG GATTTCTGTGAACGGGGCTGCAGGTCTTCTGGACTTGGGTCAGGCTCTTTGGCAGCCACACCGAGTTGTGACATCTTAAGTGGTGCACGTGAGCAACCACAGGCCAAAGCTGGCTCAGCCCAGAGTGCCTGTGGTGTTGAGGATGTGCTGCAGTTGTTGCGCATCCTCTACATTATCGGAGGCGAGCCAGCGGTTGGCCATACACTGCAGGAGG ATTTGGATGATCTGCAGTTCAATGCATCACCTGAGGAGTTCACCAGCAAAAAAATTACAACCAAAATCCTGCAACAAATTGAG GAGCCTCTGGCGTTGGCCAGTGGAGCGCTTCCAGATTGGTGTGAACAGTTAACCAGCAAGTGTCCTTTCCTCATCCCTTTTGAGACCCGGCAGCTTTTCTTCACCTGCACTGCATTTGGAGCCTCCAG GGCAATAGTGTGGCTCCAAAACCGAAGGGAGGCAACCATGGAGCGCACACGTCCATCCACTACAGTGAGGCGGGATGAACCAGGCGAATTCCGTGTGGGTCGCCTCAAACATGAACGTGTCAAAGTACCACGCGGAGAGAGCATGATGGAGTGGGCCGAGAGTGTCATGCACATCCatgctgacaggaagtctgtaCTTGAG GTGGAGTTCCAGGGAGAAGAAGGCACTGGTTTGGGTCCCACACTAGAGTTCTATGCCCTTGTGGCAGCAGAGTTCCAGCGCACCTCTTTGGGGATCTGGCTGTGTGATGACGATTTTCCAGATGATGAGTCCCGCCAA GTGGATCTTGGTGGTGGCCTGAAACCACCAGGCTATTATGTACAGCGCTCATGTGGCCTTTTCCCTGCACCTTTCCCTCAAGATAGCGATGAGCTGGAGCGAATTGCCAAGCTCTTCCACTTCTTAGGCATCTTTCTGGCTAAGTGCATACAGGACAACCGGCTGGTGGACCTGCCTGTCTCGCAACCTTTCTTCAAGCTGCTCTGCATGGGTGACATTAAGAGCAACATGAGCAAACTTTTGTATGAGACACGTTCAGATTCAGACCGCCGCTTCTCCGACATCCATTCAGAGGCCTCCACTGAGGAAGAACCGTATTTGATGGGCAGCTTTGATGAGGACTCTAAATCTGAGTTCATCTTGGACCCACCAAAGCCCAAACCACCTGCCTGGTATCATGGCATCCTAACCTGGGAGGACTTTGAGCTAGTAAATCCTCACAGAGCACGCTTCCTCAAGGAGATGAAGGAGCTGGCAGTAAAGAGAAGGCAGATACTGGGCAATAAGAGCTTCTCAGAAGATGAGAAGAACACACGGCTGCAGGGTCTCATGCTGAAGAACCCAGTGGGTTCAGGCCCACCATTGAGTGTGGAAGATCTGGG ATTAAATTTTCAGTTCTGTCCTTCGTCCAAAGTGCATGGCTTCTCAGCAGTGGACCTTAAACCCAATGGAGAGGATGAG